From the genome of Fibrobacter sp., one region includes:
- a CDS encoding glycosyl transferase yields the protein MIPKIIHYCWLSNDPIPADLQKCMESWKKHLPDYDVILWNFERFPRGKSAWVDEAFDNRKFAFAADYIRLYALYTCGGVYLDMDVEVLKSFNEFESLNTMLCYENSKDGRLEVAAFGAEKESCWVKACLDHYENKHFVNEDGSFNTRVLPAVIRDCLIENNFSLKSVETVEEAKLAMENNLPVFPFDFFSPKSYATGKIEKTDRTYSIHHFAGTWLPWYCRLEKKVCAMLGITYRDFLHRHFAK from the coding sequence ATGATTCCTAAAATTATCCATTATTGTTGGCTTAGCAACGATCCCATTCCGGCAGATTTACAAAAATGCATGGAATCCTGGAAAAAACATCTACCTGATTATGATGTAATTCTTTGGAATTTTGAGCGTTTCCCAAGGGGCAAATCTGCTTGGGTTGATGAAGCTTTTGATAATCGAAAGTTTGCCTTTGCAGCGGATTATATTAGGTTGTACGCTTTGTACACTTGTGGTGGCGTTTATTTGGATATGGATGTTGAAGTTCTCAAGTCATTTAATGAGTTTGAGTCCCTTAATACTATGCTCTGCTATGAAAATTCCAAGGATGGACGCCTGGAAGTAGCTGCATTTGGGGCTGAAAAAGAAAGTTGCTGGGTAAAAGCTTGCCTAGACCATTATGAAAATAAACATTTTGTGAATGAAGACGGCTCTTTCAATACACGTGTGTTGCCGGCGGTAATTAGGGATTGTTTAATAGAAAACAATTTTTCTTTAAAATCGGTAGAAACCGTGGAAGAAGCTAAGTTGGCGATGGAAAATAATCTTCCTGTTTTTCCGTTTGACTTCTTTAGTCCGAAGTCCTACGCTACTGGGAAAATTGAAAAAACAGATAGAACTTATTCTATTCACCATTTTGCAGGAACCTGGTTGCCTTGGTATTGTAGACTCGAAAAAAAGGTTTGTGCAATGCTTGGGATTACTTATAGAGATTTTCTGCATAGACATTTTGCAAAGTAA